Part of the Microbacterium immunditiarum genome is shown below.
GCTCGGCCGGGCGGGAGAGCGCGCTGTTCGAGTTGCGCGTCGTCGACGAACGCGGCCGCCCCGTGCCGGCAGGCAGCCCCGGTGATATTCAGGTGCGCCCGAAGACCGAGGACGTCTTCACGCGCGGCTACTACAACAACGACCGCGCGACGGTGGCGGCGACGACCGACCTGTGGTTCACGACGGGCGACCGCGGCTGCCTGACGGCGGACGGGGACGTCTTCTTCGCCGAACGCGCGAAGGACTCGCTCCGCCGGCGCGGCGAGAACATCTCGGCGTGGGAGGTCGAGAGCGTTCTGGTCGCCCATCCGCACGTGAGCGAGGCCGCCGTGTACGGGGTCGAGGTCGACGGCGAGACCGAGGTGATGGCCGCCATCCTCGTCGAGGACGACTTTGCCGACGTCGTGGACATCGCCGACGTCGTGCGCGCCGTCGCCGCGGACCTGCCGCGGTATGCCGTGCCGCGATTCGTCCGCCGCGTCGACGACATGCCGCGCACGCCGACGATGAAGGTGCAGAAGCACGAACTGAAGTCGCAGGGGATCACCCCGGACACGCGTGACCTGACGAAGGAGAAGTGACCATGGATCTCGGAATCGCATCGCGCGCCTACATCATCACGGGGGCGAGCGCGGGGATCGGCAAGGCGACAGCCGAGATCCTGGCCCAGGAGGGAGCGTCGGTGCTCCTGTGCGCAAGGGGGGAGGAGCGGCTGCGGGGTGTCGTCGAGACTCTCGGCCGAGCGGAGCGTTCCGTGCGCGGCCTGGCGATCGACGTCGCCGACCCGGCATCCGCCGAGAAGATCCGGGATGCGGCGCTCGAGGCGTTCGGGCGGATCGACGGCGTCGTCAGCGCCGCCGGCATGTCGACGGGCGAGCACCTGCGTGACTTCTCCGACGAGAGCTGGATGCAGGCGTACCAGGTGAACACGCTGAGCGCCATCCGACTGGCGATGACGTGCGTGCCGGTCATGCGGGAGCGCGGATGGGGCC
Proteins encoded:
- a CDS encoding SDR family NAD(P)-dependent oxidoreductase, yielding MDLGIASRAYIITGASAGIGKATAEILAQEGASVLLCARGEERLRGVVETLGRAERSVRGLAIDVADPASAEKIRDAALEAFGRIDGVVSAAGMSTGEHLRDFSDESWMQAYQVNTLSAIRLAMTCVPVMRERGWGRIVTVGSTAGRTADPRFASYGAAKAALMNATRALSRAYSKYGILANCVMPGLTKSESVLAGYESAAKHMGVTADDVEHRMLQLEPIAMGRTGTPDEVARMIVFLASAASSWTTGVNIQVDGGTLRDLP